One genomic region from Jilunia laotingensis encodes:
- a CDS encoding DNA/RNA non-specific endonuclease, with amino-acid sequence MTSIHRYYTTTVNILLLTVLTLWVGACSSNDDPDIVKVPNEAYWKTSSTVSAASGSSAIIITGTTGTVWNAEVTEGNTWCSFSNKDFTNSSQKSGEIKEGLNVLYVYYQNNTGSTQRQAKISLRFADEAELTLDLSQLSSGQQNLPSFNTWIELPAEKENANYQYVAHYAKLNNKPVRNYSLCFDKTKQAALWVAYPIHNAYLTGSGSRTDAWAFDPFIPEKFQANCVDRSYKGSYDRGHQLPSADRLATNDLNAQTFYMSNMTPQLNRLNQDMWAKLEAKVRVNKCSDTLYVVTGAYFGSNATTTFDGAGNTVAVPTNYYKVLLRTKTGSTGKAIQDCTDDELISIGFWVEQKSYGNIEPPRSICTTVADIEQKTGFTFFPKVSATVKKQNNPTQWGIN; translated from the coding sequence ATGACATCAATTCATAGATATTATACCACAACTGTAAATATCCTCCTGCTCACAGTATTGACACTGTGGGTAGGAGCCTGTAGTAGCAATGACGATCCCGATATTGTCAAAGTACCGAACGAGGCATATTGGAAAACATCATCCACCGTGAGCGCTGCCAGCGGCTCTTCAGCCATCATCATCACGGGAACTACCGGCACAGTGTGGAATGCTGAAGTGACAGAAGGAAATACCTGGTGTTCATTCAGCAACAAGGATTTCACGAATTCATCACAAAAAAGCGGAGAAATAAAGGAAGGCCTGAATGTATTGTACGTTTATTATCAAAACAATACAGGAAGCACACAACGCCAGGCAAAAATATCACTCCGGTTTGCTGATGAAGCAGAACTAACGCTCGACCTTTCACAACTTTCATCCGGCCAGCAGAACTTACCATCATTCAATACTTGGATTGAGTTGCCGGCTGAAAAGGAAAATGCCAACTACCAGTATGTTGCCCATTATGCAAAGTTGAATAATAAGCCTGTGCGCAATTATTCGCTCTGTTTTGACAAGACCAAACAAGCGGCTTTGTGGGTGGCTTATCCGATACATAATGCATACCTTACCGGTTCGGGAAGTCGTACCGATGCATGGGCTTTCGACCCATTTATTCCGGAAAAATTTCAAGCCAATTGTGTGGACAGATCCTACAAAGGCAGTTATGACCGGGGGCATCAGTTGCCTTCAGCCGACCGTTTAGCAACCAACGACTTGAATGCACAAACGTTCTACATGTCGAATATGACTCCGCAATTGAACCGCCTGAATCAAGATATGTGGGCGAAACTGGAAGCAAAGGTGCGTGTCAACAAATGCTCAGATACACTGTATGTGGTTACGGGAGCATACTTTGGCAGTAATGCAACGACCACTTTCGATGGCGCCGGTAATACGGTGGCTGTACCCACCAACTATTACAAAGTGCTTTTACGCACCAAAACGGGTTCAACGGGTAAGGCAATTCAAGACTGCACAGATGATGAATTGATATCTATCGGATTTTGGGTAGAACAGAAATCTTACGGTAATATTGAACCACCGCGTTCAATTTGTACTACAGTAGCCGATATCGAACAGAAGACAGGTTTCACCTTCTTCCCCAAAGTATCTGCAACTGTGAAAAAACAAAACAACCCTACTCAATGGGGTATTAACTAA
- a CDS encoding carboxypeptidase-like regulatory domain-containing protein, with protein MKIKAFLIMVLSLMSLAVFAQSGGIKGKVVSRMTRAAISDVKITLTPGDITTQTDNAGKFEINNLAKGEYSLTFEAVEYEPLTIAVRVDMMMRDINNVIMVPENTTPMMDDAIFTEFDTETLEDAQSLPTSLSASKDVFNNIASYKFSEMRFNVRGYDSQYSDVYMNGIQLNDAMTGYTPWSLWSGLNDATRNQEITSGLNMGEMGIGGIAGTTNINTRPSQMRKGFRASLVNGNAMYRFRGMFTYASGQQDNGWSYALSVSTRQGGNSYVHGVYYNAFGYFASVEKQFNLQHRLGLTILGAPTERGAQQASTQEAYDLVGNNYYNPNWGWQDGKRRNARVRDYHEPIAMLNYTFDIDDRSQLNVASSLRFGKNGYSALTWYGGPDPRPDYYRYLPSFYQGTEVGAWLDEAWRTNTDNIRHIDWDQLYNINREQPENPTYGSGHRAINMIEERHTDQLDWNFYTQFSHLFRNNSKINGGVNLRRNRTEYYSEVKDLLGGDYWIDIDKFAERDMGGLSPIPYQNDMDYYEKYGHARAAKKGDKYSYDYYGNVISARAWAQYSINFGQLAVNLGGELGHSTQWRHGLWKKGLFPDNSQGDSKKQNYLTYKAKANFSYKFSAAHSIDASIIYMQDAPSFQASFVSPRTRNSATPGVSTEKVFGVDASYNLRLGDIKARVSGYYTKFTDQTRVLSYYDDVEATFSNFAMSGIDKRHFGLEVAASIPLYEGLSLNGAVSWGQFTYDSNPDFVQIQDNSGEIKNEGKVYWKNFRVESTPQTAINVGLSYRSRNNIYASVDMNYYNNMYLSMSPLYRTDAVLSRNMSEEDIRELRHQEEFDPAYVLNASIGKNWYINRAYTLGFSLEVKNLLNNQGIKTGGYEQVRLLKNKDESYQTYQPFDAKYFYMFGTTYYLNVYFRF; from the coding sequence ATGAAAATAAAAGCATTCCTTATTATGGTGTTGTCTTTGATGTCGCTGGCAGTTTTTGCACAAAGCGGTGGTATCAAAGGTAAGGTAGTTTCCCGCATGACACGGGCTGCCATATCCGATGTCAAGATCACCTTGACTCCGGGCGACATTACGACTCAAACTGACAATGCAGGTAAATTCGAAATTAATAATCTGGCAAAAGGTGAGTATTCGCTAACTTTCGAAGCAGTAGAGTATGAGCCGTTGACCATCGCAGTCCGCGTGGACATGATGATGAGAGATATTAATAATGTGATCATGGTACCCGAAAACACAACTCCGATGATGGATGATGCCATCTTTACAGAGTTTGACACAGAGACATTGGAAGATGCACAGTCATTGCCAACCTCGCTTTCGGCATCAAAGGATGTATTCAATAACATCGCTTCCTATAAATTCAGTGAAATGCGTTTCAATGTACGCGGTTACGATTCACAATATTCCGATGTTTACATGAACGGTATCCAACTGAATGACGCAATGACCGGATATACTCCCTGGTCACTGTGGAGCGGCTTGAACGATGCAACCCGTAATCAGGAAATTACTTCCGGATTAAATATGGGCGAAATGGGTATCGGTGGTATTGCCGGAACAACCAATATCAACACACGCCCTTCACAAATGCGTAAAGGTTTCCGCGCGAGCTTGGTCAATGGTAACGCCATGTACCGCTTCCGTGGCATGTTTACCTATGCTTCCGGGCAGCAAGACAACGGTTGGTCGTATGCACTCTCCGTATCTACCCGTCAAGGAGGTAACTCTTATGTACATGGTGTGTATTACAATGCTTTCGGTTACTTCGCATCCGTAGAGAAACAATTCAATCTGCAACATCGCCTCGGCTTGACCATCCTCGGAGCGCCCACGGAACGTGGCGCACAGCAGGCGTCCACACAGGAAGCATACGATTTAGTGGGCAACAATTATTACAACCCCAACTGGGGATGGCAAGATGGTAAACGCCGTAATGCTCGTGTACGCGATTATCATGAACCGATCGCTATGCTTAATTACACATTCGATATCGACGACCGTTCACAATTGAACGTAGCCAGTTCACTACGCTTTGGGAAAAATGGTTATTCGGCATTGACATGGTATGGAGGCCCGGATCCGCGCCCGGATTATTACCGTTATCTGCCGAGCTTCTACCAAGGCACGGAAGTAGGCGCATGGCTGGATGAAGCTTGGCGTACCAATACGGACAACATACGTCACATCGACTGGGATCAGTTGTACAACATCAACCGGGAACAACCTGAAAACCCCACTTATGGTTCCGGACATCGTGCCATCAACATGATAGAAGAACGTCATACCGACCAATTGGACTGGAATTTCTATACCCAATTCTCACATCTATTCCGTAATAATTCGAAAATCAACGGTGGAGTGAATCTACGTCGTAACCGTACGGAATACTACAGCGAGGTAAAAGACCTTCTGGGAGGCGATTACTGGATTGACATCGATAAATTTGCCGAACGCGACATGGGTGGTTTAAGTCCGATTCCCTATCAGAATGATATGGACTATTACGAAAAGTACGGTCACGCACGTGCTGCCAAAAAGGGCGACAAGTATAGCTACGATTATTATGGAAATGTGATTTCCGCACGGGCATGGGCACAATACAGCATCAACTTCGGACAATTGGCAGTCAATCTGGGTGGAGAACTTGGCCATAGCACCCAATGGCGTCACGGTCTGTGGAAGAAAGGCTTGTTCCCCGATAACTCACAAGGAGATTCGAAGAAGCAGAATTACCTGACGTACAAAGCAAAAGCAAACTTCAGCTATAAATTCTCTGCTGCACACTCTATCGATGCAAGCATTATTTACATGCAGGACGCTCCTTCTTTCCAAGCTTCCTTCGTATCACCCCGTACACGTAACTCCGCCACACCAGGTGTTTCTACCGAGAAAGTATTTGGCGTAGACGCTTCTTACAACCTCCGCCTAGGCGATATCAAAGCACGTGTATCGGGTTATTATACCAAATTTACCGACCAGACCCGCGTATTATCTTACTATGATGATGTAGAAGCAACCTTCTCCAATTTCGCCATGAGCGGAATCGACAAACGCCACTTCGGTCTGGAAGTAGCAGCTTCCATCCCATTGTATGAAGGTTTATCATTGAACGGTGCCGTAAGCTGGGGACAATTCACTTATGACTCGAACCCTGACTTCGTACAGATACAGGACAACAGCGGAGAGATCAAAAACGAAGGTAAAGTATACTGGAAGAACTTCCGCGTGGAAAGTACTCCGCAGACAGCCATCAATGTAGGTCTTTCGTATCGCAGCCGTAACAATATCTACGCTTCTGTCGACATGAACTATTACAACAACATGTACCTGTCCATGAGTCCACTCTACCGCACCGATGCCGTATTGTCACGGAACATGTCCGAAGAAGACATTCGTGAGCTACGCCATCAGGAAGAGTTCGATCCTGCCTATGTATTGAATGCAAGCATCGGTAAAAACTGGTATATCAACCGTGCCTACACACTTGGTTTCAGTCTGGAAGTGAAGAACCTGCTCAACAACCAAGGTATCAAAACAGGTGGTTACGAACAGGTACGTCTACTCAAGAACAAGGATGAGAGCTACCAGACCTATCAGCCATTTGACGCGAAGTATTTCTATATGTTCGGTACGACCTATTATCTGAACGTATATTTCCGCTTCTAA
- a CDS encoding DUF5689 domain-containing protein — translation MMNKIIKLCMVATVLLSLAGCYNDFDDPAPAKVWTKEDFANEKLISIKDFKQLFYDKYGSSSSSLGKTLEITDDYVISGKVISSDQAGNVYKSVYIYDETCKSAIELKLMVSNYVFYHPGQTIFVRTKGLAIGSYRYMLSVGGMPTPADIAKGYANRNLETRILVDSHIFTGELGQLTAADTLVINKDNYTELNDDDLGRLVRFEGLTYKEGTWGSDKYPQYLETTYPGGQTTAVYENKYYSDEGLTPTYAYSYNGNRYYGSSWFTYGNTSENAIGNYILRVSGYANFALQPLPKNDAKGDITAIYTKYSSKSGGFIKYQLLVNSFSDIQFSEEK, via the coding sequence ATGATGAATAAAATAATAAAACTATGCATGGTAGCCACGGTTCTTTTAAGTCTCGCAGGCTGCTACAACGATTTCGATGATCCCGCACCTGCCAAAGTATGGACAAAAGAAGACTTCGCAAATGAGAAGCTGATCTCCATAAAGGATTTCAAACAACTGTTCTATGATAAGTATGGCAGTTCCTCATCCAGTTTGGGCAAAACGTTGGAAATCACAGACGATTATGTGATCAGTGGTAAAGTCATTTCGAGTGATCAGGCAGGAAATGTATACAAGTCGGTATATATCTATGACGAGACATGCAAATCTGCCATTGAGCTGAAACTGATGGTCAGTAATTATGTGTTCTACCATCCGGGACAAACCATATTTGTACGTACCAAAGGTTTGGCTATCGGAAGCTACCGGTATATGTTAAGTGTAGGGGGCATGCCTACTCCGGCTGATATCGCCAAAGGATATGCCAACCGGAATCTGGAAACCCGTATATTGGTCGATTCCCATATCTTCACCGGAGAATTAGGACAACTGACAGCAGCCGACACGCTTGTGATCAATAAGGACAATTATACTGAATTAAATGACGATGATCTAGGACGTTTGGTACGTTTCGAAGGATTGACCTATAAAGAAGGTACGTGGGGTAGTGACAAATATCCGCAATATTTGGAGACCACTTACCCGGGAGGACAAACCACAGCTGTGTATGAAAATAAATATTATTCTGATGAAGGACTGACTCCGACATATGCTTATAGTTATAATGGCAACCGCTATTACGGTTCATCCTGGTTTACCTACGGTAACACTTCCGAGAATGCCATCGGTAACTATATCCTCCGTGTCAGTGGTTATGCCAACTTCGCTCTACAGCCACTTCCGAAGAATGATGCGAAAGGTGATATCACTGCTATTTACACGAAATACTCTTCGAAATCGGGAGGTTTCATCAAATACCAATTATTGGTTAACAGTTTCAGTGATATCCAATTCTCTGAAGAAAAATGA
- a CDS encoding helix-turn-helix transcriptional regulator has protein sequence MRMITYITKAFCRILVLAILTTCMILPAVPIYADNKNKEIIGNMISAGEEAYHSSNYIDAIKLFLESKEKADAANLPEYSCLATYNIGVCYFFISENGEALKNYYDAYTICQNNELGWETESMIMNGIAGVYFEEENYIKSREIIIQCYKEAINKKDSNFVCAYALDLALIANKEKKFTESAEFLKLAREYDNNKSQSRILAVEAEAMFMQKKYDQVIAISNELLSSPTAEKADKGIILIYLINIYRERNSLEMAFQCISEAEKTVTMKNKPYLFESIAQLYESAGNYKRALNFKDSVIIYNDSLTTTHNRQLAENSRIKMEVMKLTAEMDKQLTKMRQRHYVTLLLLCILALLVTIAIIIIRNQRIKNHNERKVMRLEIEKKQHEKQLAEEQAKAIEMEAHYRQEIMKRSLEQKQTELSVTTMFISSRNKLIEDLLKYLSDIKETQGIPALNNLVQHLKQLLKTSNERDNFLINFESANSDFIKTLKNQHPNLSSSDIRFLAYIRMNLSMKDIASLTNTNPESCKRRKIRISKKLGIESSADLYDYILKM, from the coding sequence ATGCGGATGATAACATACATTACTAAGGCTTTTTGCCGCATACTGGTTTTGGCGATATTGACAACTTGCATGATATTGCCTGCCGTACCCATTTATGCGGATAATAAAAACAAAGAAATAATAGGCAACATGATCTCTGCTGGAGAAGAGGCTTATCACTCAAGTAACTATATAGATGCCATAAAACTTTTTCTCGAATCAAAAGAGAAAGCGGATGCAGCAAATCTTCCAGAATATAGCTGTCTTGCCACATATAACATTGGGGTATGCTATTTTTTCATATCCGAAAATGGAGAAGCACTAAAAAACTATTACGATGCATACACTATTTGCCAAAACAATGAGCTTGGATGGGAAACCGAATCAATGATTATGAACGGAATAGCCGGAGTCTATTTCGAAGAAGAAAACTACATTAAATCACGAGAAATAATCATCCAATGTTATAAGGAAGCTATTAATAAAAAAGATTCTAATTTTGTATGCGCTTATGCTCTTGACCTTGCTTTGATCGCCAATAAGGAAAAAAAATTCACCGAATCGGCCGAATTTCTAAAATTAGCTCGTGAGTACGACAACAACAAAAGCCAATCACGCATACTGGCTGTGGAAGCAGAAGCTATGTTTATGCAAAAAAAATATGATCAGGTAATAGCAATCTCAAATGAATTACTTTCATCTCCCACAGCAGAAAAAGCCGACAAAGGCATAATTCTGATATATTTGATTAACATATACAGGGAACGCAATAGTTTGGAAATGGCTTTTCAGTGTATCAGTGAAGCGGAGAAAACCGTAACGATGAAAAACAAACCCTACTTGTTCGAATCCATAGCCCAACTCTACGAAAGTGCCGGCAACTATAAACGTGCATTGAATTTCAAAGACTCCGTAATCATATACAATGACTCATTAACCACGACTCACAACCGGCAGTTAGCGGAAAATAGCCGAATAAAAATGGAAGTGATGAAACTCACAGCTGAAATGGACAAACAACTGACCAAGATGCGCCAACGACACTACGTAACACTTTTGCTACTTTGCATCCTCGCGCTACTTGTGACCATAGCTATTATCATCATTCGTAATCAACGTATCAAAAATCATAACGAACGTAAAGTTATGAGGCTGGAAATAGAAAAAAAACAGCACGAAAAGCAACTTGCCGAAGAGCAAGCCAAAGCTATAGAAATGGAGGCACATTACCGACAGGAAATCATGAAACGTTCACTTGAACAGAAACAAACGGAACTCTCAGTAACAACCATGTTCATATCGTCACGCAACAAACTGATAGAAGACTTGCTGAAATATCTATCAGACATAAAGGAGACACAAGGGATCCCTGCGCTTAATAATCTGGTGCAACATCTCAAACAATTACTAAAAACAAGTAATGAACGTGACAACTTTCTTATTAATTTTGAATCGGCCAACTCCGACTTTATCAAAACATTAAAAAACCAACATCCTAATCTGTCGTCATCGGACATACGTTTTCTTGCCTATATACGTATGAACTTGTCCATGAAAGATATTGCATCTCTAACCAACACCAATCCGGAGTCATGCAAACGACGTAAAATAAGAATCAGTAAAAAACTAGGAATAGAAAGTTCGGCCGACCTTTACGATTACATTCTAAAAATGTAA